The DNA region GCAGCAGAAACCCCAGGAAACATCTTCTTCTCCCCGGTGAGCATCTCCAGCACCCTGGCCCTGCTCTCTCTGGGGGCACAAGCTGAAACTCCAGCTCAGATCCTGGAAGGCCTCGGCTTCAACCTCACGGAGACCCCAGAAGCTGACATCCACCGGGGCTTCCAGAGCCTCATCCACACCCTTGACCTGCCCAGCCCCAAACTTGAACTGAAAGTAGGCAACTCCCTGTTCCTGGACAAACAGCTGAAGCCTCAGCAGCACTTTTTGGACAACATCAGGGAGCTGTACCGGGCTTTCGCTTTTTCGGTCAATTTCACGGACTCCAATACGACTAGGAGGCAGATAAATGACTACGTGAGGAAGCAAACGTACGGGCAGGTCGTGGACTGCCTGGAGGAGTTCACCCAAGACACGCTCATGGTTCTCTTGAATTACATGTTCTTCAAAGGTGAGGGCTGGCTCCGgctcctccatctccagccctgcCCCTAAAAGGCACCTGTCTAGAAGCCTGTAGCTGTTTCTTCTGAAAGTTACCTCTGTATATTTAAGTAGTGTTCTTATAGGACTACTTCTTAATTTATCAATATTTGATTTCTCTTGCCATGTTTTTTCTATTCTACTTTTATCCTGATTTTTAATACCACTGGCACTCAATCTCACTTTtctattaatatttcattttttagagaaatattttattttttatattatagcCTATTTCAAACCTACAGAAATATGCAGAGAACGATATAGAATCCACCATGCACTCCCCCCCACCAAGAATtagcaaatattaacatttttactatttacttcagatttttattttttttaaaaatgtaatattgcAGTTACAGTTCAATTCCTTTTTAATCATTCCTTGGTCCCATTttcctccttccatccctccccAGAGTCAACCGCTATCTTAGGGTTGGTGTGTATCCCTCACATCCATGGGTTCAACCATTAGGGTCTGAGTCTGAACCATCTTTGATTCTCCAAAGGTGAGGAAAAGTCCAAGGAAAAGAGCTACCATTGActttcaagaaacaaacaaatttagTTGGACTGGAGCATAGAACACAATAGTGGAACGCCTAGGTGGGAGTGCTGAGAGTTGTAATAAAAAAAGTAATCAGGGGCTGTGTTGAGAACCCTAGACTTTATCTTAGGATCCCAAAATCACCAAAAAGTTCGAAGCAGTGCAGTGACATACCTGTTGTAGAAAGTTCAGTCGGGCTACAATTTGGGAAATGGTTGGAGGAGAATAAGAGTGGAAGAACAGAGACAAGTTAGGTTAGTGAGATGGTTCAAAGTAAGACGGTGGCCTCAAATAAAGGTGTGGCTTTGGAGACAGAATCAGCAATACTTGGTCACTTGGAAGTGGGCATGAGGGACAGGATGAGCCAGCCCCCACTCCCTGTCACCAAGATCGGTGCTTTCAGGAGGTCAAGTCAGGAGGTGGTTGTCAGTGGAGATTATAAGTAGAAAGAGATGAGATACTACACACGGGGACAAGACTGTGACAGATTCTGCATCTCTAACCAGTGTGGCTTAGTGCATGTCTGCCTAGACGTGCTCTCTTAGAGTGTGTTCTCATGGTTTTATGGGTTTTGTGTCCTAAGCCAAGTGGAAGCATCCTTTTAATTGCTACCAGACCCAAAAGCAAGAGAGCTTCTTTGTGGATGAGAGGACCTCTCTCCGCATCCCCATGATGCACCAAAAGGAAATGCACAGGTTCCTCTATGACCAGGAGGTAGCCTGCACCGTCCTCCAGATGGAATACAGCGGAAACGCCCTGGCCCTGCTGATCCTCCCTGACCCGGGAAAGATGGCTCAGGTGGAGgaagccctgcagccagagaccctgaGGAAATGGGATCAACTGCTCCTCCCCAGGTAAGTGCCAGAGTGCAAGGACGTTGTTCAAGAACTCGAGCAGGCCTTGATCAACTCCAGTTGCAAGACCCTAAGCCCTGGCTTGGCTCACTGCCCTACCAGTTAACcaactgtgtggtcttgggcaattCTTGCTCTTCGGGCCTTGAATTTCCTCACATGTAAAATGGGGCCATAATAACCACCACATTGGTTGGTTGGAGGATTAATCGAGTTAATATGTATAGAATATGAAAGTGGTACCTGGTGCAGGAGAAGTGCTCACCAGGCATTAATCATTCTTATCCCCTTCCAGACATCTTTCTGCCTttgctcttctctttttctccaaaTAATAATTTACTACCAGAAGGTAGTTAAGTGTAGGCAACAAATCAGATCAAGGACAATTATTAAGAATAATTATGACCCCCACAGAACAGTGGGTATTTCTTAAGAGTGCCTCtgttttaatgaaaacatttctttaaaaaattaaataccaagaaGAACACTGTAAAAATCAGAATGCCGATTGCCAGTTTGGGTGAATCTCTACCTACCCCCTTCCATCTCACTTGCTTTTTGGTCTGTGGTTTTTCTCACAGTGGTTTTAGCCTTTTCTGGTTTCCCTAGACCCCATACTCCAGCTACCCATTCTTGAAGTGTATCTTCCTTTATGGGGCACTCTGGGATGAAATCTGGCCTCAAGTTCTAATTACCTCTTGCTGGATAGCAAACCACCCCAAAATGGAATGGCTTGAAAAAAAACCCATCTGGCATCTCTCTCAATTCTTTGGTggactgggctcagctgggtggttctcaCTTGGGGCTCTCAAGGATGGAGTCAGATGGTGGCCAGGGGTGGAACATGGAAGACGCCTCCACTCAGATGTCGGGAGGCTGGGCTGGCCGGCTGGCTGAGCTAAGGGCCAAGCaggcacctctctctctctccatgcagCATGTCCATGAGGCTAGCTTGGGCTTCTGCACAGCAGCTCAGCACAGTTGATATTGTTATATGACAGCTCAGGGCTCCAAGAAGGAGCGTTCTAAAAGGCAGGAAGTGAAGGCTCCCGCTCTCTTAAGGCCTGGGCTCGGAAATTTGCCAGTGtcatttctgccatattctattggtcagatcattcacagaacccaccAGATTCAAGGGATGGGGGGCATATAGACTAAACATCTTGATGGCCATCTTTAATCCACCATCACCAACTGGTAGGCATCAGTCACCTGCATGTCCACGGGAGCCTTCTCTCAGCTCCCCAGTGACATTGAGGTATCAAGGATAGAGAAAgcatgttttgttttggggtAGAGATTCAAGTACCAAATGAAAGAGATACAGGTCAAGAACAGAAGCCAGGATTTAAAGTATTATTCCTGTTGTCTATGAATCTACATAGCTCTGGTCAGTTTCTGATTCCAGCCCCATATTCCTAAGCTCCCTTGGAGTGAACCTGCCCCTTCCCCCATCACAAGAGGAAATACTATAGGATCTTCTAGACCAGTAGGTTTTCCCTTAGGaagggtctcttttgacctccCACTTAGACCTTCAAAAATCAAAACCAATCCAAGTTATTTTTCTAAACCTCAGATGCTCCCTGATACCATTTCTTGTGCCAGAGAGTTATAATATCATGGCAGCATTTGAATGGGCTTTCAGACATGGAAAATTCAGGCTGCCAGGTTTCCCTCCATTCAGCTGTGAGAAAGGTTAGTTTTTTCAGAGGAATCATGCTTCTTGGTAACTCCATTTCTTCATTTACACTGATTGAACACCTACTCTGTGTTGGGCTCTCTAACAGACACCCCTCAGCTAGACTGTACTAAAAGCCCCCCCATGGTAGGGCCTACTCTCCAAGTTCTACCTGTGAAAAAATTATGTCAAGTAAGCCCTGTTTTCTGTTGTccacatttgtttcctttttttcaccATTCAACCCCTGACTTCCTACTACCTTCCACTTCAGTTAGACACCTGGACCCTCATATTGGCCCAGGAGTTAAACCAGTAAAGATACTCCAACCTGAATTAGCATCTCTAATCTGAATTCATTCGAGGCAGAAGTTTGCAAGCTGGCTATTAACTAAGCAAGCTTGCAGGTGTCATGGCAACTGTCAGACAATAATTCCAGAGGAGAATAATCCCAGGAAGAAAGGGACAGCTTTTCTATGGGTCACAAGAAACTCGTGAATGTAACACAAGGAATATGGCAATCTGATGGCAAAGGCATGACAATAACAGGAGGGAGAgttattccattgatttgtgcCCACACTGTACATGCAGGATCTCTCATCAGATCTTCAACAGGCCGTGAAGCTCAGACAGGTGAGAAATGGTGTACCTTCTATTAGGGGGTTGTCAGTAGATGGATTTAGGATATAGTTCAGAATCTGAGCCAACAGAGCTTGCTGATGAATTGGATATGGAAGTGGGATAATGTTAACAGTACTTAACTTCCATGGTTATTACATGGCTTCAATCAGTGAAGCCTTGTAATCCAATGTCTGGCACCTAGAAAGCCCTCCAGAAATGTGACAAAGATGAAGACCTATGGCTATGCCAGGAGTCTTCTCAGATCCAGACACAGACTCTCTGTGAGGTCTGAAGAGAAGGAAGCTCTGGGTTGTGGAATGTCCTGGCATAGCAGGTAGTGTCATGAGAAGACTGGTTCCCACACTCTGAGAAGCACATCTCCTTCCCAAAGCTCAGGCTGCCCCCAGACAGGTCAAAAGCAGCACAGATAATGAGACAGCAGCGCTTCTCCGTCTGATTCTCTCCTCAGCCTGCTGGATTTGCATTTGCCAAGGTTTTCCATTTCTGGAACATATAACCTGGAAGAGATACTCCCCCATATTGGTCTCACCGGCTTATTCAACTTAGAAGCTGACTTCTCAGGAATCACTGGGCAGCTCAACAGAACTATCTCCAGGGTAAGGTGGTAAGCGTGGACGTGTGTTGTCAGAGGCGGGGTGCCTTTTCTCCTCTGACATGAGGTGCATTTGAAAGTCAAGTTCCCCCTTTTTTCTATTCTGGCTTTTTAATATCACAATCTTTAAGACTTCTTTTCACAAGCATCTCCctttccatccccacccccttcttcTAGACCTTTATATTCTTCAAAGCAGGGACGGAGTCTTGAATAGAGTAGACACACATTCAGGGTCATCCACAGAGCCAGAGTTTCCCCAGGTGTGGGACTAGCCTTGTTTTTATCCCTTAAACTTCCTCCGAGGGCAGGTGGTGAGACTCTATCTGCCTTTGTTTTAGTTGTAGAGAGTAGTGGGCATGAACAGGAAGTATATCCATCAGTTTGCTGCAATAAAAAAtgatccccaaatctcagtgccTTATCATCACAGAGATTTATTACCTGGCCATATGACATGTCAGAGGTGTGTCACTACCATCTGGCTACAGATCTACTTctcatgttttcttccttctagaATGTAGGTCAAAGGAGAAGCTCCTATTTGGGACATACCCTTCTTATAGCAGTGGGAAAAAAGCAGAGATAATGTGCTATGTCTCTTAACACTTCTCCTCACGTGTGGTCTCTGTCAAGGCCACTCACAAGTCATTGGCTAAAGCAAGTCCCACGGTCAAGACCACCATCAATGGGGTGGGCTCATGTTCTCCTGCAGGAGGTCCTGTAAGCCACAGGGCATGGGCGAGGGTTGATGACATCCTACAGGAAGGGAGAGttcacacttgagaagaataatGCAATTTTCCAcaggagggaaggcaaaaaacGACCCTTCTCTGTACTTCCATCATCTTCCTAAGATAGAGTCATTATCAGTTGAGTCTTTATTAGAAATTTCATAAGGAAAGTTTACTCTCTTTTATTTGGGAAAGACCAGCTGAGATTTGGAATGTGAAACCAAGGAACAAGGATgtggtcttgtgtgtgtgtgtgtgtgtgtgtgtgtgtgtgtgtgtgtgtgtatgcgcgcGTGCACCCACTGTGGAGAAGgtgaacaaaaaggaaaagaaataatttagttTTTTACAGAATTTCTTCCACAGTGACCTCAGATGTCAGATTTATCTCTTCATAGACTTTTTTGGAAATGTAAGAGATGGTCAACACCAatgtttttcaacattttttagTTAAAGCCTCAGAATCCTTCCTAAGGAGTGGTGTGaaaatgaggttttaaaaaaacagaattctTTTCACGGAGCCCAGTGGAGGGCTCGGCACATCAGACAACCTGGTTTCACTGAGCTCATTTTGAAAACCGTTGACTCAGGCTGAgcaatccatttttcttttcatgtttcttagaaaaaggttctttttttttaattttattttttaacatctttattggagtataattgctttacaatggtgtgttagtttctgctgtgtaacaaagtgaatcagctatacatatacatacatccccatatctcctcccttttgcgtctccctcccaccctccccatcccacccctctaagtggtcacaaggcactgagctgatctccctgtgctatgcagctgcttcccactagctatctatttcacgtttggtagtgtatatatgtccatgccactctcttacttcgtcccagcttacccttccccctccccgtgtcctcaagtccattctctacgtctgtgtctttattcctgtcctgcccctaggctcgtcagaaccattttttaaaagtttctttaatTTATAATCATACTTGCCCTATCAAATCAGGACCTTGATCCATCAATTTCAAcattctaaaatgcaaatattttttaagatggGAGTACCTTTCATCATGTCTCTAAAATGTGAGTGCTTTTTGTTTTGGAGCTCCTAATCtaattgggatatatgtatacatatggctgattcactttgctgtatggtataaactaacacaatattgtaaagcaactatactctaataaaaaataaataaataagtaaagtcaATTAGATGAGCAagctattttaaagatgagaaaactgaggctgagagagggcaAATGCAGCTCGTAGCAGAAAATGACACTTGGGTCTGTGCCACGTGCACCCAGGTGCTTGGGAAGTGCTCCTAAAAGTCGCTGTTGGGTTTTTGCAGCCTGGTGCATGCTCAGGTAGCCCTCAGCCCTGTTCAGGCCCATCTGTCTCCCCTTCAAAGAACAAACAGCACGGTCAGGGTGACTCCCCAGGAAATGATGGAGGCGGAGAAACCGGGATGGGGCAGGAAATGAAATAAAGGTTGGAGTGCTGCCTGGGAAGGCGGGACCTGAGCAGGGTGACTCCACCTCCATCTCCCTCGTGCCGCACGAGGTGGCATCGGCCCCTGGAAATGCCCTGCCCCAATGCTGTCTCtgcccctcttctctccttctagGTGTCACACAAGGCGGCAGTGGACGTGAGTGAGAGGGGAACAGAGGCAGGTGTGGCCTCCggcctcctctcccagccccagtCTCTGAACGCGACGTCGGCCCCACACGCCCATTTCAACCGACCTTTCCTGGTGCTCCTTTGGGAGGTGACCACCCAGAGCCTACTCTTCCTGGGAAAAGTCGTCAACCCAGCTGTGGGGTGACAGTGGTAGGAGGCCAGGGGGTGTCCTGTCCCCTCCCTAAAAAACAGGAAAGCCAGCACCAGCCTGCATCTCAGGGCTGCTCTGAGGACCATTTAATCAGTGTGCAAAGATGCTAATAAAGTTGGCCTTGGGTTTTGTGAACAGTGAGGGGCGATGCTTACAatgggtggggggtggtgagCACGCAGAACAGCGGTCAGTCATTCACTCTACAATTTCCTCCAATCCAGTGTCAATTGTGGTTAGAAATTTGGAGGTGAGAACAGCCTCCGATTATGTCCTCCTCAGAGACTTCCACCACTGCTGCCACCACTGCTGATCTTTCCTGAGTGTCTTTTGGGTCCTAGGAAAAGGCACAAAGGATATCAGGAGGAATAAGCGAGTCTCTCACTTCATGGTGGCCGATCTTGGCTATGCAGCAAAGTGAGGTCGTCCTGAAACGTCATTGCCTCGATGTCAGGAGTTAGTTCACCTTGAGGGGAGATTGAAGCCGGGGCAGGGGCTCTAAGACATCTTCTATGAAAAGAAGGGGATGTGAGGATAAGCCAATGCAATAATGGGCCAATCCAGAAACGGAGGTCAAATGCCCAAGGACAACCCCCAGATCAAAGAAAGTGGAAGGGTTGACATGGCCTGGTGAGACAGTGGGCTTAAGGCACAATCTTGGTCAGTGGGATGAATTCGGGGGCACTGTTCAGAGGGAATGATGCATTGTTTAGAGGTCAGAAGTCCCACTCCCACAAGTGTGTCCCCCAGTCTTAAAAAGGCATCAATCTGGAAGTGGTGGGGAAACTCAGAAATGCCAACTTAGCTGCATGTATGTACCATACATGTGACAATACGTCCCCACAGTGAAGTCAGTGTCGAGACCTAGAGGGTGGCTGTGCGTGGTACATGTCTAGGAAGAAGCTGTACCAAAAATCGCAAGTGGTAGAACTCCCCCACGCCCacccaaaggaggcaagactcgAGTTGGGTCTTGAAAACCAGGGAAGCcttaaataaagggaaagaggGTAAGATAGTCCCGGAGAGGGTGGAAGAGACACAATATGGGCAAAAGCCAccggggaaaagaaagaaaaatgtgtgttctAAGAAGAGAAAACCAGTTTTGCAGCAACAGAAAGTTCATGTAGGGTCACAGTGGAAGGTCATGCTGGAGAGGGATTCGGAGGTAAAGGGTTGGAGGCTTTGGATGCCAGCGTTGAGGCAGACTTCCGGACACTAGTGAATTCTTGCCACCTCCCACTGGTCAGCCAACCTTGGACATGACGCTTgatccctctgtgcctcagtctcttcTGAAGAATGGAAAACATAAAACCTATGTTACAGAattgtgaaaatcaaatgaggTCATGAGTGTGAAGCATTAAGCACCTGGtaaacagtaggtgctcaatgaacatTTGCTTATCTCCACCCTATACTTTTGGCTGCCGCAGCCCTCAAGGCTGTCCTTTATTCTCATGGAGCGTAGCTCAGCTCTAGGGAATGTCCAAATCCCCCAAGTGGCCACTGGTCCAGGTGCCAGATGCGAACCCTCCCAGTGAAACCATATAGGTAGCACATCCTCAGAACCCAAAGGTGTAGGTGGAGAGCCTTCAGGGACTTTGCCCGGGCATGAAAGATTCCATCTGGAGGGCAAGACTGCTCTTGCTGCAGGGACATTTGCTGTGACAGGGACATTCACTGTGACAGCACTGTGGCGCCCAGAGGGAGCCGCTGGCCCAGGGATCAGGGCTGAGACTGCAGAGGCACACATGGATGACAgcctgcaggttttctctagaaACATTATTGTTAGTGATCATTCACTGGGTTGGTTCTTCCTTCCCATCTTAAGCTGTCACTTTCAGTCATCTGTGAATTGAGTAAATTTCTCCCCAAGTGGAGATTCCATATGTATTTATACTTCGAACTGAACTTTTAACCATCTAGAAGAACccgatcattttctttttttaattttcattttatattggagtataattgattaaaaatgtagtgttagtttcaggtgtacagcaaagtgattcagttatacatatacatgtatctattccttttcgaattcttttcccattttggttattacagaatattgagcagagttccctgtgctatacagtaggtccttattggttatctattttaggtatagc from Eschrichtius robustus isolate mEscRob2 chromosome 1, mEscRob2.pri, whole genome shotgun sequence includes:
- the LOC137769911 gene encoding serpin A11-like, whose amino-acid sequence is MGPAWQWLLGAGILASVYCQPFPARGDKSLGVPEAPRGQLSEALPAYRKITPTITNFALRLYKQLAAETPGNIFFSPVSISSTLALLSLGAQAETPAQILEGLGFNLTETPEADIHRGFQSLIHTLDLPSPKLELKVGNSLFLDKQLKPQQHFLDNIRELYRAFAFSVNFTDSNTTRRQINDYVRKQTYGQVVDCLEEFTQDTLMVLLNYMFFKAKWKHPFNCYQTQKQESFFVDERTSLRIPMMHQKEMHRFLYDQEVACTVLQMEYSGNALALLILPDPGKMAQVEEALQPETLRKWDQLLLPSLLDLHLPRFSISGTYNLEEILPHIGLTGLFNLEADFSGITGQLNRTISRVSHKAAVDVSERGTEAGVASGLLSQPQSLNATSAPHAHFNRPFLVLLWEVTTQSLLFLGKVVNPAVG